The Gossypium hirsutum isolate 1008001.06 chromosome D02, Gossypium_hirsutum_v2.1, whole genome shotgun sequence region CCACTAGCTAACATAGATGGAGCTTGCAACCACTCCAATGCTACTTAGGCACACTCTTGCACTACTCAAGTGCCCTCAAATCGATTGTCTGTAAGAGCCTTCTTTTGTTCTATTAGCGGGAAACGAAAATTATTCTCATGTTTAAACAGTAGTATAATTTGCTTCTAAATTGTTGGAAATATACTAAAGTAAAACCGTTAGCGTTAATAGGAAACCAAACTgagtgtaaataaataaataaagtaatcaTTGTGGAAGAACCACTCCTTAGAAGCAAATTCGTCCTGATTGATGTAATCGTGTAATAGACGTCGCCCCCAAGGTTAACACAGTACTTCAACATTTGTTCACCCAAATAAAGAAGGTGGAACACAATTGGTATTGCTCTTCTTGAAAGGaatcaaaacctaaaaacaaaagCAATTGGTTGGAAATCTTATCAGAAAATAAAATGGAAGAAAATTGGCGAAACCATATTAAGTTCAATTCTTAGGAAAGTTTGGAAGGGTCACAGGTTGTCCTGCTTAAAACTCAATTTCCTAGACAGAATTTTCCTCTCATGTAATTTCGCAGAACACCAGAATTTAGAGAACAGAGAAGTTATTTTTCTCTTATTGTGTTCTGTGAATAATGAGGAGAATGACCTCCTATTTATATAGTTTTCTGAAAGGCATCAATTTCAAAAAATAGCAGAGGATTTTCCTCAATTGAAAATATgctgaaaatattttctgcaAAAGTCAGATGATTTCCCGCAACCGAAAatattctgaaaaatattttttgtaacaGTCAAAGAATTTTCCATAACTAAAAGTATTCTGAAAATATTCTTTTACATtaccaacaaaaaaaattataaataatttatacacaTTAAAAAGTTAAGATAATCAATCCGTGGataattatttcattttgctTTTATTCAAACGTtgaaaaacagtaaaaaaaaactttaaaattttaaaaacgaaTTTAAAcatggttttttttaaattaaaaccaataaaaatacttttaaaattttaaaaacgtattaaaatagtttaaatattgTTTGCACATTTGTAGAGGAATAAAAAAACATAACTAAAAATAtgcaattaatataattaaaacataatcagattttaaaaacatattttaaaaaagaaaatatatctaaatattttattaagaaaaattagaaaaacataatttttaaatatttttaaatattaaattaattcatgttttaaaactaatttaaataGTGTGCTAAACTAATAGtattaaaaatagattaaagtttcaaaaatttaattacatattaaaaaaatattaaaaaaaaaagaacatatgAAGATACACACGAGGACAAAGATGACAATTGCATTTTGGTTGGAGATTTTTTCCAAGTATTCTGTAAAATTTTATACAAAGCATAATAAATCATACTAGGAtacatataataattttatttatattttcaattgtaactatttaatttttaaagtttcaattgtaatgatttaatttttaaagttaaatttatgGAAAATTATTCACTTTCTAACTTTTTTAATCATCCTTTATGAATTACTTTCATCTTTTACGGTATCATGATTTAATttcaatcttttaatttctttaccatattttatgtataatatatataaataaatattaatttttaacaaaaacaaataaataaataaattttaatacaaaataatttaatatattttaattaatacatacaatTAACTCATGCATATCAACTTAACCCCAACCTAATTTAATCCGGTCACGAATATCTCTAGTAATGGCATAAACTctacaaataaaacaaatagaaaTGATAAAGAAGAAAATCTGGAAACAAAAAGAATTATTCTCTaatgaaatatttgaaatgaTGTAATATTCTACACTAAGAGAAACCAAAATGTAATACCGCCACCTAAACAATCAGCGCCACAGCATCGTAAGACGATTCACTTCTAACGGCAATGGTATTGGACTTACAAAACTTTCTGCTACTTTCCAATGCTATGCATCAACTATAAAAATGAATTATGCATACTGCATGTATGAAACAGATAAGAAAAAGACACAGGATTACTTCAATTAATAAAAACCAACAAGAGGAACTCTGAGATTCTGATATTTACAGATATTGTTTAATAAAACCATGCATGTTGTCCATAAAAAAAGAATACTACCAATATTGGGTTTTCTTTTATCTACTGTGCACTAATTTCATCTATTAAAATCTAAAAGAAATATCAACTACTACCCTTTGACTTAAATATGTACAACTATCTGCTAACCAAGAACCACAAGCACAATGTTTTCACTTCACCATGGACCGGTCCGTGTTCTTCGCAAACATTGCTTCTTAGGTCCTTGCTGCATGTTCATCTCCATGACCTGATTTTTCTGCATTTCCATTAATTCTGCCTGCAGCAATCAAAGTACAGTCAATGACAGTCAATCAGCAAATTCTGATATGGGTGCACTGAAAAAGAGAATGGGAAGAACATACGTGTTTCTTCCGCAATTCTTCGTTCTCCTCTTTTAGCTTCGCAAGTTTTGCTTCCAACTCCGTAGTATAAGCCTAACAGATCATACAAAAGTGAATGCCATACGAAACATCAAACCATAAAACTTGAGGACACACCATAAAATTTACCAGTTATTTTAGGATAGAACCGTTTTGATTCGCCATGTTTATAACAAAATGAACTAGGTCAAGGAATGTCAACCTTAATCAATGGTTTTATTGATTCTTATAATATCATACAGCTTCGTACTTCTCATGTAGAAACAAATGCTCCGTTACCCCGCAATACGAATCCTTATAACTGCTCATGACCTTGACTTGTCAAAATCTTTCTTCTCATGTCAGATTGCTATCACATTACCACACTGCCGCATAATCTTTCATGAAGTTTGAGATGCAGGCATGCAGCATGTCATAGATGATAAAAGCACAAGGTCAATGGTTTGTAATACTCATTAATCCGTAATAAGAGACGAAATTTGGTTATCATGTTGCTTCAAGTGTATTAAAAGAAGAGTTCAAAATCTTTTGAGACATATATGCAGACCGATATTATTGAGTTCAAAGATGATTAACAATGCATATTCTAAATCGCCTATCTTACACTAGAATGAAGTAAATAAGACATATAGTCACCTGCTTTCGAGCTCGAGATCTTGCAGCAGATTCTCTGTTCTTTATCATTCTCTTTTGCCGCCTCTCGGCAACCTTCTCCACAGCACTGCATTTCCTACCCCTAGAACTTCCATTTAACACATAAGGAACCGGCGAGACAGAGGAAGTATCTGCACTACTCTTCCCTATCCCATCTGATGAGAAGTGGTTAGCAGGTGATCCAGTTGCAACACTGACTGGCCCTCCTAAACCAACCATCCCCATCTTTCCACCCTGAATAAGACCATTAGGTGGTCCCTGATCCCCCATCCCAGTAATTCCCCCTCTATTTCCAGGACTCCCCAACTGACCACCACTTTGTAAAGGCATCTGAAATCCAAATCCTACAGCAGGTTGCCTAGGAAAAATTGGTTGTTGCTGCTGAGGTAACTGGTGCTGGTTTGATTTTACTCCATTAACATTCAAAGGCAAATTAGAAGCCTGAAAACCAACTTCAGAAAGCCTATTTCCCATGAAATTTGGAGTTCTACCACCTTGTTGAAACCCATCAAAGAACCCTCCATTAACATTATTATCCTTCCCAGCAAATTGGGTGTCCTCTCTTACCACACCAGCCTTCACCAAGAACTCTTCCAAAGTCATCTCCCCTAATGTTTGGTGCCTTTGGGGCACATGATTAGTCCCTGCTGCAGTTCCAATCCCATCTTTCCCTATTGAATACTCCTTTGAAATATCTTTCCAAACCTCATCAACAGTCTTCTGGCTTAGCGTCCTTGGCAAAGTCGAAGACCCTTGCCTTTGTAGCCCTCCATATGCGTCCAGGCCACCACTGTAAAAAGCCATTGTTTGAGTTTCTTCAGCACTCCAAATGTTCTTCAACAACTCATCCATGTTCATAGACCCAAAATCTTTGCCTATTCCACCCATAGTGCTTTGAAACTCATCAAAGGTTAGAGAATAGATCGATGGCTGTCTACTTAACAGAGTATTCCCACCGCCGTCAGCTGGTAGTGGTTGGTTACTTCCAAAGTTCTTCAACTTCATGTTAGCCTCCATTCAAATCTGGATAAAACAGTGTTAACAAATTTGGCCCCAAAATTaaagatttctatgttttttttttccaaaatttgggACTTTCAGGCTTTCTATAAAAACCCTTTCAATCAAGATCAGAAAAACTAAGAAGaacaatcaaaacataaacataaaaatggaATGTAAAAAACATGAACTTTTTCTTTGGTTAAGAAAAAAACCAACCAAACCCCAAAAAGACAAACACAATAAATACAGCAAATTAGTTTATTAATTCTCCAAAAACAACACAGACGACAGCAGAGAGAAGTATGGGCAAGAACTAGACAAAACTTTTtaggtaaactatcaaaatagtcacttttgtttacccaggttatattttagttatttatgtttgaaatgttacgttttagtcacttacgttatcgtgttgtaacattttagtcactaagccatTAATTTCCGTTAACAGTGTAACAATAAGCTAATGTGGcacattaaattatcatttcaaatgaaaatcggtcctatatttttttattttgagcaatttaattcttttctttatgttcttttaactttctttcttttttcctttatttttcattcttttctacttctctctctgttttcttcccttcttcatttcttttaatatagtttttttatatttttcatttattaaaactagtccctatacttttattgtttttgaacaatttattcttctatttttatttctttatttgttgAAGCAAATTATCTTTGATTACATACTCCCTGTGTAAACCCAAAGACCGTTTTCGATCATTGCAAGATGAATAAAATCAATCTTATTGAATTAATCAATACCTATTCTTCTTCAATATATAATAGAACATCAAGCTAAATTCTACCAAAGATATTAATTTGTTTACCAAATTGGTGCCAAAAACTAGAAATCAAGTTAACTCTATTGGGATTAGAAGGGTTAACCAATATCATGAGAATCTTCATTGGAATATTAGGTCGAAGCAATTGTATAAAATCACCATTATAATCCATTTTTGGATCCTTTGTATAGCATCAACAATAAGTGTAAAATATCAAAAATCCTAATTCACAATTGTTTACAATAAGcaaaaaaagatataaaaaaatatttattctggGTTTTCATTAAAGATCAATACAAAATTGTTACCCTaagttgaaaatatattaaaaactaaCCAAAAGGAAGATTAAACAGAATGTACAAGAAATACCCAATaccaaaataaaagtatagagactagttttaacaaacggaaaatatagaaaaactatgttaaatgAAAcagagaagggaggaaaatagagggagaaacagaagagaatggaaaataaagaaaagaaaagaaaagttaaaaaattttgtattgaTCTTCAATGAAAACTCAGAATAaagattttttattctttttttttttgcttattataGACAATTGTGaatagaaataaaaagagaaaaatttaaattgttcaaaaaataaaagtatagggattagttttaacaaatggaaaacataaaaaaaactacgttagaaaaatagaaaattgaggaaaatagagggagaaacaaaagagaatggaaaataaagaaaaaaaattaaaaaacataaaagaaaaaattaaattgctcaaaacgaaaaaatatagagatcatttgtataatttaacctaaaatttttatttaaaatgatgatttaacatgcgaCATTATTTTACCATTATACTGTTAAtggcaattaacggctcagtgactaaaatataacattttaaatataaatgactaaaatgtaatttaagataaacaaaaataactattttaatagtttactcaATTTTTTAAGCAAGAGCtatagagaaataaaataaaaggttttttACCTTTTCGGGACAGCGTTTAGTTTGAATTCTTCTTTCTTCTGGCAAGTTAGGGGGCCTCGAGCAAGCGCCAAGTGTGCCTTTGTCCctttattttttagttaagacattaaataaatagAGAGTGAGCTTGTTTTTTAATAATACTTGGTGGACCAGCCAGAGTGGGGAAATGTGGACCAATGAGAAAAGGTTGGCTGCGGTGATGTGAGATTTGGACCGTCCACGTTGGATGTAAGGAACGGTAGTGATTGTTTGAATTTTATTGGTTTGGAATTTTTAGTGGCTTCGTTGGTTAGAATAGCGTCATCGCGCCAAATAGATAAATGCTGAAGAGAGTgaattaggggcattttggtctaaaTTATAATCTTTGTTACACATTTATACGTTTTTCATACAACCTGATAAACGGCCAATGATTTTGGATAATTATATGCCTGCGGCTCAGACCTACTATTTTACTTTTGTGCGGGTTTCGTTTTGACAAAGATGCCCTTAatcctttttcttatttatttaaactACATTAAGATGAccttattagtaatttttttattagtcattcaattataaaaaattataaaataattaataatgttattgaAACATTTTGATCATTCGTTCGGCCAGGCtgaaaaataaacttaaactttTATTTAAGTTCGActcgaataaaaatattaaaatttagatcCAGTCTgcacatattaattttttaatttaaaaaatataatacagtaaatatattaaaaatattaaaataaatatttctcaaccaattgaaaataaattaaaaaaagtctttatatttaaataatactaagataagtgcaacttaacaagcaaatacctctaaaatagtagtaaaataataataaaacaagtgttatacgATATTCAAATATTAAgaataaaatagtagtaatataatagtgaaattatagtaaaACAGTGGCAAAAAATGAGAAAACAACAACTAAACatgaaaaaacaacaaatatttttttattgcaaATTTGCGTCGGGCTGGGTCCGAACCAAAAAACTTTACCGAAGGctcaaattattttctaaacggatcttatttttttgttcaaatctattttttggacctatatttttatttaaatcttctCAATTTTTGGACAGATCTTTGAACCGGATCAAGTCACCCGCCATGGACAATTTTACATGGGacattatttttttggtttaaatttatggTATTCCCAAGTCATATTAGACTTTAGACAAATTCCTATCAGGCTAAGAGTGTGAAAGGTAAATCCTTTCTAGCAAATgtgtttctcaaattttaaatgtgttttctcATCACTTCAACTAATAACTTGTTAGTGACCACGTCGCACATTTACTCAACATTACATAGaattaaaatctaatttgaacttaaattataaataaaaatcagtttgatattttaaaagaaatttaaagatcatttcaaaacaaaataaaaaatataacagagttctaaaaatttttgaaatatcaatttatttttaaattataaaaaatgttcttatattataattatgcgaagattttagaaattctaaaactaagtaaaaattcCTAAAACTAGGAAAGAAATTTAGTAATATTTTCGTGTAAGTCATTATTTTTTTAGGAGGAAGGTGTCTTTTATGTCTATTTCAAGATCCTTAAAGATGAATTTTTTTTAGGATGCATGGTCGTCTTTTTTAATAATGTCATCTCTAGAATTCGAATATAAATTTTCTACATTACTTATTACTATTGCACTCAATACTTATTAGTGTTGATTATTTTAAGCATATTAAAACAAATTACTTTAAGGCATAATGATTTTTTTGACgctccaattttataaaaaaatgttattttagacCTCCATTTAATTTTCTGACTCTTTTAGCCTTTGAACTTGCATTGTGTGTCAAACTAccccaaaatagatgaaaaagtgaacgtttgttaactttgctgacatgACATACACGAAAATTACACATGGATACTACATCAgccattaattaatttttaaaaaaattaaaaatatatttatttttaaaaattctagatcaaaaatcaaattatatttttaaaatttttaaaaattaattaattgttgacgtAGCATCCATATGCAATTCACGTGTAAACCATGTCggcaaagttaacaaacattaactttttcatttattttgaggTAATTTGACACATAATGCAAGTTCAATAGTTAAAAGAGGCGAAAAATCAAATGAatgactaaaatgacaaatttatttataaaatttaagggaaaaataaatcattatgccttaTATAATATTAGTGTTTTGCCACATAAAGAAGTGGGAAATGCAAAACGGGCAAATAcaattcttttatatttaaatgaaatataattatatgatatgaatataatatgacaaaatttattgaaatatatatgttaaattttatttatataatatataatattaaaaaataatatagaaagGTTGAAAAAGGAGAGTGACATAAAAACTCAAAAACGACTGTTGacgtatttaattttttatcttacGATTTTTTTCGTTATCAGAACACTCAATTCTCGAAAATGAGAAGGGTaagagtaaaataaaaagaaaagaaattatgcaaaaaacaacaaataaaacaGAAGAATTTACAAAAATACGTGAGTAACCTAGATGTGGATTTGTtcagatttattttaatttacttttttacaattttaaaactttaatatttttacattttttataatttaaaaataataattaaaaaacagtACTTAAAACTGtagattcttttggaattttagGAATTTTAAGTTGTATGATTCTTTTAGTTGCTTTGcacaattataatttttaaaaataatcttataATTTCATGAAtggattatgatttttttttagcttttctaAAACAATCATATTgtaagatttttatttttgtattttttggcataattgttaaatttttataagGTTTGATATAAGGAAAAGTCtctataaaataatacaaaaattatttTGAGATCTCAATCGAAAACAACACTCAATTGAACCTCCTTATTGAAAATAAGCAGTCATTTAAACACTGAATTGCTCACTTTCGTGAAAGCCCCTAATATCGTCAACTTTGTGCTGACGTGACAAATAGATGATGTGGTAGTTGACGTAACATTTAAAGTTGGaaattgatcagtggtagctaaCATCGAAGGCGATGTGGCAAATTGACTACATGATATATTATATCCTTTTAagatatttatttattgattacatACCTAGAATGAACTTTGACATTTAAATGTTTAGATTCAAATGTATTGGATGTCCATAAGTTCAGATTCATTATGGGCATTGGTGACGTCTTTTTTTTCATGTCCCTTTGAGAGGAATATAAGAGGTAGTTATACATACTCTTATTGTTACTATTACAACTCATAACTGGGCCCACCATTTTGTCTCAGCCTTGGGGCCTCTGGTGCTGACATTCCCGGCCTCTGGTGTTGACATTCTTTACACGCCCTCTAGCTTGTTGGAAGCGTGCCTGCATAGCACGTGGTCCTTTTTTATCCTAGTACTGACGTCCTTAACGAGCTCCGTACTCGTTGGTCACGAGTTTGGATTATTTGTAGGCCTCGCCATCCTTCCTGCAAACACCTTTTGGGGCCTTATCTTGCAAAGTGTGCTCGCGAACTTTTCTTGTAAGCTGTCATGGCGAGTACACCTCTTCCGAGTTGGGTCCATCCGGGTCAAGGGTCGAAGACCCAAATCCTTTTAGGACATTTGGGCTGGCAGTTATAGATATAAATAACAAACCAATCCCCCCTTAATGGGCTTAAGGGGCGTTACAAAGTGCCAGGCCTTAGGTCTATCGTGTCAAATTTGAGTGCAACTTGTTGGACATGCTCTTGTCACGTGTGAGGTCGAGTGTTGGGTGCATGAATCTAATCATCAAGACatataatttcgagtttacaCTAGTaaagggaccaattggacatatacaatAGGCTCtaataattgcaattatgtctagaagcatcgttcagataattcacaattacgtaatcatggagtcagtccacaagaagtacaaTGATTGAAAAATCCTTATtatatactctttacaaaagcaattcatccaactgttttgtccaatgaccttgtcatacatgtgttaccttcatatgatatctttgatttctttgagttaaatctgttcactcaatacaattttattttatctcattgtcaccattatgccttcttaatgattaatataaccattttcaacaaatgactgtgataaattacttgttcgagaacaagcaacccgttgtcacgtttcatatttatcaatccacacaatgctaataagatatcgttaactctttaattgagttatgaattccattgtagctagtaaagccatgccatacacaagtcatgtacccaacatactggctatcggctcaatcatctttagagcataagcaatcacttatatcaaagcacatgagttacgaacgcatggtcagtgactaagtcaggatttaggtaaatcacaccatgaatgtcacaagcgaattaattcacaaaaaaattcagaattaaTTTATCTTGGGTCCAGCCTAATGTATCATTCtgccaatgaatacatttatgtcacTACCTGTTTAGTCAATTGCTTTGATTGCCAAGAGtagccatctcctcaattggaattgtagacgacataataacccttctcagtatttgaataaAATGTTCACTTTGATTATTTTCTGGGATTACGAACTCGTTtaaattatctactgaagtaagttgtctttctcgtaaTGTAAGCATTCTTACAATGTTaattatcatcagtttgaacttagacaaccaatgagctaatatttgcttgtcacaatttctctTTGCATACAGAATATAAAAGACAGAAtaaaaaagacataatagtgaaatgtgaaatttatttattcatcgttcaaatacataaaaaaattatatgtttactacaatatgggcacatttcccaacagtgttcagtttagtccttgaATGATTCCCGAAgtgtttttaatgtttaattttattcaattaagtctaTGATAATATGTATCTTATTAGAATCCATGATctgattatttaaattaatattgtaTTTGTATATATCTGCAAGAATTATGAATAGTACATATGACTATTGTATCTATATTTATAATCGTACGTATAACCTACCTTGTGTTACCATTAAACCGAACACCTGAAAAGCATGAATTTTTCTACTAAATTGCTATGTTATAAGCATATTAATTGCTACCATATTGTTCGATATTAAGTATGCCAAATTGCATTGTATAGGGTGGGATGATGTGAACGGAGGAAgtttggcagtttatctgcaaaaTTTGTTGTGCATCCACAGGTAGAGGTAGATTCCATTTGTGAGTTGCTGTGTATCCAAAGCGAGAGTCAGATTCCATCTGCGGGTTATTTATTGTGTAATCCACAGCTAAAAGCATATTTCATCTTCGAGACATTCACTGTATACCCACAGCTAGAGGCAAATTCCATCTGTAGGGATTATTGTTGTGTGTCCACAACCATTTGCAGTTTATCTGCGAACTAATAGTGGTTTAACTATAATTTTGTGTGTTGGTAGATGAAATTCAGGGGAACTCCTATTGTGGTATCTATGAAAGCATGTGCATACAAAACTAGAATTTCTAAGATAACacacaaacacacacacacacacacacacacatatggATGAGTAATATGTGAGATCGATATTCTGAAATTGCTATTGCAGACTCTATGATACTAATGATGGTTAATTTGAATGATCGATACTCTAAACTGCTATTTGATTGTAATTATTCTatgtgttattatttattatgtcttACCGACTGTTTGCACTAATTTTCTTGTGATTGAACTCACACTGAGTGTCATAGCTCACTCCCCCATTAATTTCCTTCATTATAGATAACCCATCAAGTTAGGATACGGATGCGACATCCGAAAGGTCTCGACTcggtttatttataaaattattttagagtcattatttgatttattttattatttaaagacTGTACTATTTTATTTAGAACTGTGGCATGGAACATAGGATTtgggtttataatttttttttgtttttttattgcaTGACATGTGATTTTATTTTAGGACAtcgaattaaaaataattaattagctGTGCATAAAccccaatttttattaaaaacgtaCATAGATATTACTTTGCCGCTgctataatataattaaaattttgaataataaataattcagtaattaactaagttttcttctaagataaaaaaatgttttaaaatgactGTTTTCAAAACTCCGATACTTTACtaggccatttcggtggctaatgtaatcttcTGAATTCAAGTTTAACGTTTAGGCcaggttggggaggttacatttTATGGTATCAAAGCCTAGGTTTTCTAAACTCGGACAGTAATAATTTGAATGAGTTTGTAtgcatgcattagaaaggggtatTTTGGGGAAAACCATGCCacaagtttttgaaaaattatttttctacaagAAATTGAAGTTCGAGACTTTAATGTCGGTCCTACTTCAGttactattaaaaaatttaaatagattgTAAACCCTAGAATGTGATCACTCAGGGAAAATAAATAATGCTTGAACTTTTGTTTGAAAACTGTAGATATACTTTAGATCTTAAGCTTTTGAAAGAGACACTATGAACACTCAAGGTAGACATGGTAGGGGTAGGGCAAGTAGGGCTGCACCTATAGAGCTGCCCACTATTTAGGGCAAAAACTAGATCCCTAAGGAGGATTATGTTGAGAACTCCACCACCAATGGTGGTGGAGGCTATGAGAACGGTGATGACACCGTGACACAGGTGATGCTAGGAGTGTTACAAAGGGTTGTTGGAGCCCAGACTAGATTGGGAGCAGTGGATCCGTTGCAAAAAGACTCAGATCAAATAGGGCAGAAGCATTCAAAGATGTTGCTGAAATGACTTCTATTATGGTTGAATATCAGATGTAGTCAACGGAAAGGACTCTAGAGGACCTAAATTGTACTTCGGAGTAGAAGTTGAAGGGTACTGTGTCCTTGCTTAGAAATGAGACATATTGTTGGTGGCAGTTTGTTGTAAGGGGTACGTAGGCTGATCGCATAAACTGAGAATACTTTCAAGAGGCTTTATAGAAGAAGTATATGAGCACTAGGTCTGTGGAGGCCAGCAGGCTTGAGTTTATCAAGTTAAAACTAAAAGACAAGTCCATTGCAGAATATGAGGTTGAATTTATGAGGCTTAGTTGATATGCTCAAGGGTATGGTTGCCACGGAGCAGGAAAATGTGTGAGGTTAAAAAATGGGCTGCATGTCAACCTCAGAATTTAGGTTACTCCACACCAGGAATAGGTGTT contains the following coding sequences:
- the LOC107910746 gene encoding ABSCISIC ACID-INSENSITIVE 5-like protein 5, whose translation is MEANMKLKNFGSNQPLPADGGGNTLLSRQPSIYSLTFDEFQSTMGGIGKDFGSMNMDELLKNIWSAEETQTMAFYSGGLDAYGGLQRQGSSTLPRTLSQKTVDEVWKDISKEYSIGKDGIGTAAGTNHVPQRHQTLGEMTLEEFLVKAGVVREDTQFAGKDNNVNGGFFDGFQQGGRTPNFMGNRLSEVGFQASNLPLNVNGVKSNQHQLPQQQQPIFPRQPAVGFGFQMPLQSGGQLGSPGNRGGITGMGDQGPPNGLIQGGKMGMVGLGGPVSVATGSPANHFSSDGIGKSSADTSSVSPVPYVLNGSSRGRKCSAVEKVAERRQKRMIKNRESAARSRARKQAYTTELEAKLAKLKEENEELRKKHAELMEMQKNQVMEMNMQQGPKKQCLRRTRTGPW